The proteins below are encoded in one region of Halocatena salina:
- the ubaA gene encoding SAMP-activating enzyme E1 produces the protein MAALELDATQLDRYSRHIIMDDVGPAGQQQLLETRVLCIGAGGLGSPVIEYLAAAGIGTLGIADDDVVERSNLQRQVIHGVDDIGRPKVDSAAAFVDRHAPDVTVETHETRVTKDNVRSLIDGYDIVVDGSDNFQTRYLLNDACVLAGIPLTHGAILRFEGQATTIRPTGPCYRCLFPEAPPAGAVPDCATAGVLGVLPGTVGCIQATEAIKLALDHGETLTGRLLTYDASSLSFETVPFERNPDCPVCGADGIDSIENVAYTETCSVSE, from the coding sequence ATGGCTGCCCTCGAACTCGATGCCACGCAACTCGATCGCTACTCCCGGCACATCATCATGGACGATGTCGGCCCGGCGGGACAGCAACAGCTGCTCGAAACGCGCGTGTTGTGTATCGGGGCGGGGGGTCTCGGCTCGCCGGTCATCGAATATCTCGCTGCGGCCGGAATCGGCACACTCGGCATCGCTGACGACGACGTGGTCGAACGATCGAATCTCCAACGCCAAGTCATCCATGGCGTGGACGACATCGGCCGTCCGAAAGTCGACAGCGCTGCGGCGTTCGTCGACCGCCACGCTCCCGACGTGACCGTCGAAACACACGAAACGCGAGTTACGAAGGACAACGTCCGGTCGCTCATCGATGGCTACGACATCGTCGTCGACGGCTCGGACAACTTCCAAACCCGGTATCTCCTCAATGACGCCTGCGTGCTCGCAGGGATTCCGCTCACTCACGGGGCGATCCTCCGCTTTGAGGGACAAGCCACGACGATCCGTCCTACTGGACCGTGTTACCGGTGTCTGTTTCCCGAAGCCCCGCCAGCTGGCGCGGTCCCTGACTGTGCGACCGCTGGCGTACTCGGCGTGCTTCCCGGAACGGTCGGCTGTATTCAGGCTACTGAGGCGATCAAACTCGCGCTCGATCACGGCGAGACGCTCACGGGACGGCTTCTGACCTACGACGCCTCGTCGCTGTCGTTCGAAACGGTCCCCTTCGAACGAAACCCTGACTGTCCGGTCTGTGGTGCGGACGGCATCGATTCCATCGAGAACGTGGCATACACCGAAACGTGCTCGGTGTCAGAGTGA
- a CDS encoding dipeptide ABC transporter ATP-binding protein — protein sequence MTSEQPLLEVDDLHVRYSTTDEDVYAVNGVSFSIDTGINYGLAGESGSGKSTAAEAVLGLLPENGAIDRGEIRFKGENLLELSEAERRDVLWEEIAYIPQSAMDSLDPVMTTGDQIRQAIEKHRNISEANARERVRELFDMVGLDPDRTEEYPHEFSGGMRQRVTIAMALALEPDLIIADEPTTGLDAIVQDKILDTMLDIQTQIDSSLLLITHEIGVIAETCAELSLLYGGKVMEQGSVDNVLINPTNPYTMGLKNSFPEIEGADNPVSIPGSPPNLSRAPSACAFTDRCPFSTEDCEQSHPDLTKLPNRTHRSACHHVEQAAQMRRDATKPETWGVAVDTESETESGDVILEADDLRTWYEQSQSLVSKVRGEDPTYVRAVDGVSLSVHRSEILGIAGESGCGKSTLGETMALLTAPTGGELTFDGKSYEHYRNGNMKEFRRKLQIIFQDPFDSLNPRQPVRKLVGEPLTIHDYRTDERTTAITETLETVGLPTTTSFLDQYPHELSGGQRQRVAIARALVLDPDFLICDEPASMLDVSLKVNLLNLLRQLSNAEDIGIVYISHDLASLAEVSDRLAIMYLGRIVEQGAVDSVIRQPKHPYTNSLLSAAPEKDPSVERQRVLLEGQPPTPVELPNGCVFAPRCPKATTECHSEEPAAAAAGDENHLAACYFPEGESNPNPTGVENSSTDTESVSD from the coding sequence ATGACGTCGGAACAGCCATTACTCGAAGTCGACGATTTACACGTCAGGTACAGTACGACCGATGAGGACGTTTACGCCGTAAACGGCGTTTCGTTCAGCATTGATACGGGCATCAACTACGGGCTTGCGGGTGAGAGTGGCTCGGGAAAGTCGACGGCTGCAGAGGCTGTTCTCGGGTTGTTGCCGGAGAACGGCGCGATCGATCGGGGTGAGATCCGATTCAAGGGAGAAAACCTCCTCGAACTGTCCGAGGCCGAACGCCGTGATGTGCTCTGGGAAGAAATCGCATACATCCCACAGAGCGCGATGGATTCACTCGATCCCGTCATGACGACCGGCGATCAAATACGACAGGCCATCGAGAAACACCGCAACATCTCGGAGGCGAACGCCCGAGAACGGGTCCGGGAACTGTTCGATATGGTCGGTCTCGATCCCGACCGGACCGAGGAGTATCCACACGAGTTCTCCGGTGGAATGCGCCAACGGGTGACGATCGCAATGGCGTTGGCGCTCGAACCAGATCTTATCATTGCCGACGAGCCGACGACAGGCCTAGATGCCATCGTTCAGGACAAAATCCTCGATACGATGCTCGACATCCAAACGCAGATCGACAGCTCGCTGTTGTTGATCACACACGAAATCGGCGTCATCGCAGAGACGTGTGCGGAACTGTCCCTGCTCTACGGTGGGAAAGTGATGGAACAAGGGAGCGTCGATAACGTGTTGATCAACCCGACGAACCCCTACACGATGGGTCTCAAAAACTCCTTTCCGGAGATCGAGGGGGCTGACAACCCGGTTTCCATTCCGGGATCGCCACCGAATCTCAGCCGAGCACCGTCGGCGTGTGCGTTCACCGATCGGTGTCCGTTTTCCACCGAGGACTGCGAACAGTCCCATCCCGATCTGACGAAGCTCCCCAACCGGACCCACCGATCCGCCTGTCATCACGTCGAACAGGCAGCACAGATGCGACGTGACGCGACGAAACCGGAGACGTGGGGGGTCGCTGTCGATACGGAAAGCGAAACCGAGAGTGGGGATGTCATCCTCGAAGCCGACGATCTGCGGACGTGGTACGAACAGAGTCAGTCGCTAGTGAGCAAGGTCCGCGGGGAAGACCCGACCTACGTCCGTGCGGTCGATGGGGTGTCGCTGTCAGTCCATCGATCGGAGATCCTCGGTATCGCGGGAGAGAGCGGCTGTGGAAAGTCGACGCTCGGCGAAACGATGGCGCTGCTCACCGCACCGACCGGCGGAGAGCTCACCTTCGACGGGAAATCGTACGAACACTACCGAAACGGAAATATGAAGGAGTTCCGCCGAAAGCTTCAGATCATCTTTCAGGACCCGTTCGATTCGTTGAATCCACGCCAACCTGTTCGTAAACTCGTCGGAGAACCGCTCACGATACACGACTACCGAACCGACGAACGGACGACAGCGATCACGGAAACGCTCGAAACGGTCGGTCTCCCAACAACCACGTCGTTTCTCGACCAATACCCCCACGAGCTATCGGGCGGCCAGCGCCAGCGCGTCGCCATCGCCAGGGCGCTCGTCCTCGATCCGGACTTTCTCATCTGCGATGAGCCGGCCTCGATGCTGGACGTCTCGCTCAAGGTCAACCTCTTGAATCTGCTTCGACAGCTGTCCAATGCGGAGGATATCGGCATCGTCTACATCTCTCACGATCTCGCAAGCTTGGCCGAGGTGTCCGACCGGCTTGCCATCATGTATCTGGGACGTATCGTCGAGCAGGGAGCGGTCGACAGTGTGATACGACAGCCGAAACATCCCTACACGAACTCGCTGCTGTCAGCCGCGCCGGAGAAAGATCCGTCCGTCGAGCGCCAACGGGTGCTCTTGGAAGGACAACCACCCACACCCGTGGAACTCCCGAACGGGTGTGTGTTCGCACCCCGGTGTCCAAAAGCCACCACGGAGTGTCACAGCGAGGAACCGGCCGCCGCCGCGGCTGGCGATGAGAACCATCTGGCAGCGTGTTACTTTCCCGAAGGCGAGAGCAATCCGAATCCGACCGGTGTCGAGAATTCATCGACCGACACGGAAAGCGTGAGCGACTGA
- a CDS encoding Hsp20/alpha crystallin family protein translates to MGSRDRDPFDDIFNELSRMMDEMMGNNFEMRVQSGESGFGNDVHVTTQTDDDNVYVVADLPGIEKDAIDIKCDGKTLTINAVTDHREYEDQLRLPVTVDEHSAKATFNNSILEITFERNDSSADIDLN, encoded by the coding sequence ATGGGATCGCGCGACCGGGACCCGTTCGATGACATCTTCAACGAGCTTAGTCGTATGATGGACGAGATGATGGGCAACAACTTCGAGATGCGCGTCCAGAGCGGTGAGTCCGGCTTTGGAAACGATGTTCACGTCACTACCCAAACGGACGATGACAACGTGTATGTCGTTGCTGACCTTCCGGGAATCGAGAAGGACGCTATCGACATCAAATGTGACGGGAAAACTCTCACGATCAACGCTGTGACCGACCACCGCGAGTACGAAGATCAGCTTCGACTGCCGGTGACCGTCGACGAACACTCCGCGAAAGCCACCTTCAACAACAGTATCCTCGAAATCACGTTCGAACGCAACGATTCATCGGCCGACATCGACTTGAATTGA
- a CDS encoding aminopeptidase — MDERIHEHARILSDWSADIGSGDNVVMSVEDGAHELAVAVAEQVGKRNANLLTTYASGEIDRAYLRAHSEEFDADPAHAKSLYENADVVLALNAGHNANTLTDVPHDTKQAYDTATQDVREARLDTDWVKTIHPTRALAQQAGMAYETYQDFVYDAIIRDWERLAAEMDRLKRRLDAGSELSIRTAAGTDVTMSIEDRLAVNSAASVRYDSHNLPSGEVFTAPTDTDGTVVFDLPLTYYGERLERVTLTFEDGRVVDYAGDNEDVLEEILTTDDGAKRLGELGIGMNRGIDRFTNNILFDEKMGDTVHMALGRAYDACLPDGRSGNQSAVHVDMIADMSTDATIEIDGEVIQRNGTFQWEDGFET; from the coding sequence ATGGACGAACGCATCCACGAACACGCCCGAATACTCAGCGATTGGAGCGCCGACATCGGGTCCGGAGACAACGTCGTGATGAGCGTCGAGGACGGTGCCCACGAGCTGGCGGTCGCGGTTGCCGAGCAGGTGGGCAAGCGGAACGCAAACCTGTTGACGACGTACGCTTCCGGGGAGATCGATCGCGCGTATCTGCGGGCACACAGCGAGGAGTTCGACGCCGATCCAGCACACGCGAAGTCACTGTATGAGAACGCGGACGTCGTACTGGCGCTGAATGCCGGCCACAACGCGAACACGCTGACAGACGTCCCACACGACACCAAGCAGGCTTACGACACGGCCACCCAAGACGTTCGGGAAGCCCGGCTCGATACGGATTGGGTAAAAACGATACATCCGACGCGGGCACTCGCCCAACAGGCCGGAATGGCCTACGAGACCTACCAAGACTTCGTGTACGACGCGATCATTCGTGATTGGGAACGCCTCGCAGCGGAGATGGACCGTCTGAAACGACGCCTCGACGCCGGGAGCGAGCTGTCAATCCGGACGGCTGCGGGGACCGACGTCACCATGTCGATCGAGGATCGGCTCGCGGTGAACAGCGCTGCCTCCGTCCGGTATGATTCGCACAACCTTCCCTCCGGAGAGGTGTTCACCGCGCCGACCGACACGGACGGAACGGTGGTGTTTGATCTTCCGCTCACCTACTACGGCGAGCGACTCGAACGTGTGACGCTCACGTTCGAAGACGGGCGTGTCGTGGACTACGCGGGAGACAACGAGGACGTGTTAGAAGAGATCCTCACGACGGACGACGGCGCAAAACGACTCGGTGAGCTCGGCATCGGAATGAACCGCGGCATCGATCGGTTTACGAACAACATACTGTTCGACGAGAAGATGGGCGACACTGTCCACATGGCGCTCGGTCGAGCGTACGATGCGTGTCTGCCCGATGGCCGATCAGGCAACCAAAGCGCCGTCCACGTGGATATGATCGCCGACATGAGCACCGATGCCACTATCGAAATCGACGGCGAGGTCATCCAACGAAACGGAACGTTCCAGTGGGAAGACGGCTTCGAGACGTGA
- a CDS encoding type II glyceraldehyde-3-phosphate dehydrogenase — MITVGVNGYGTIGKRVADAVTQQPDMELAGVAKTRPNFEAQAAVRKEYPLYAAVEERIELFEEAGIDLAGSVTDLVAESDVVVDACPSGIGADNKSMYESFDTPALYQGGEDADLVDVSFNARGNYSAAAGASHVRVVSCNTTGLSRLLAPLQERYGVEKARVTLVRRGGDPGQTSRGPINDILPNPITIPSHHGPDVNTVFPDLDIDTLGMKVPATLMHVHSVNVTLESSPTAADVRDLLREESRLFLVPESMAIDGAGKLKEFAHDAGRPRGDVWENCIWEESISMEGDDLYLFEAIHQESDVVPENIDAIRAVTETADASESIATTNETLGIGL; from the coding sequence ATGATCACGGTCGGAGTCAACGGGTATGGAACGATCGGGAAACGCGTCGCGGACGCAGTGACACAGCAGCCGGATATGGAACTCGCTGGGGTGGCTAAAACCCGTCCCAACTTCGAAGCCCAAGCCGCCGTTCGGAAGGAGTACCCGCTGTACGCCGCCGTCGAGGAGCGGATCGAACTGTTCGAGGAGGCTGGCATCGATCTCGCCGGTTCGGTCACCGATCTGGTCGCGGAAAGCGACGTCGTTGTCGACGCCTGTCCCTCCGGGATCGGTGCGGACAACAAGTCGATGTATGAATCGTTCGACACGCCGGCGCTGTACCAAGGTGGCGAAGACGCCGATCTCGTGGACGTGAGTTTCAACGCCCGTGGAAACTACAGCGCCGCTGCGGGCGCGTCCCACGTTCGCGTCGTCTCCTGTAACACGACCGGGCTCTCCCGGCTGCTTGCCCCCCTGCAAGAGCGGTACGGCGTCGAGAAAGCCCGCGTTACGCTCGTCCGGCGCGGTGGCGATCCCGGTCAAACCTCTCGTGGGCCCATCAACGACATCCTTCCGAACCCAATCACGATTCCCTCCCATCACGGCCCGGACGTGAACACCGTGTTTCCTGATCTCGACATCGATACGCTAGGGATGAAAGTTCCCGCGACGCTCATGCACGTCCACAGCGTCAACGTCACACTCGAATCCTCTCCGACGGCGGCCGACGTGCGCGACCTTCTGCGCGAGGAATCCCGACTGTTTCTCGTCCCCGAATCGATGGCCATCGACGGCGCAGGCAAACTCAAGGAGTTCGCTCACGACGCCGGACGACCGCGGGGAGACGTCTGGGAAAACTGCATTTGGGAGGAATCGATCAGCATGGAAGGCGACGATCTCTACCTCTTTGAAGCCATTCACCAGGAGAGCGATGTCGTCCCGGAGAACATCGACGCCATCCGTGCTGTCACCGAAACCGCAGACGCTAGCGAAAGCATTGCGACGACGAACGAAACGCTCGGCATCGGCTTGTGA
- a CDS encoding aminopeptidase, protein MAESTIDSESSELAVPAETAVDQCMGLERSESCVIVTDAKREPIGEALYRAARERTENATILRYPPGDQHGEEPPEPVAAAMRDGDVVLAPTTKSLSHTRARTDATDAGGRVATLPGITEEVFTTGLDADYEAIEHHSHAVFEQVGDASEIRVTAPAGTDITFAVAGREWRQDTGIVHQPGEMSNLPAGETFISPESANGTFVVDGTMRPYGLLESDRTLTFEVEDGYVTSISDDRIREQVETAAEEVGQDAYNLAELGIGTNVAVTELIGSVLLDEKAAGTVHIAIGDDAGIGGDTDAPLHLDGIIRKPTVHADGELVELPAPRSSE, encoded by the coding sequence ATGGCCGAGTCAACCATCGATAGCGAGTCATCCGAGTTAGCCGTTCCAGCTGAAACAGCGGTCGACCAGTGCATGGGACTGGAACGTAGCGAGAGCTGTGTGATCGTGACTGACGCGAAACGCGAGCCGATCGGAGAGGCGTTGTACCGGGCCGCCCGGGAGAGAACGGAGAACGCGACGATCCTCCGATACCCACCGGGTGACCAACACGGTGAAGAGCCTCCCGAACCAGTGGCAGCGGCCATGCGTGACGGCGACGTAGTGCTCGCACCGACCACCAAAAGTCTAAGCCACACACGGGCGCGCACGGATGCAACCGACGCTGGTGGGCGGGTTGCCACCCTGCCCGGGATCACTGAAGAGGTGTTTACGACCGGACTAGACGCCGATTACGAGGCGATCGAGCACCACAGTCACGCGGTGTTCGAACAGGTAGGCGATGCCTCGGAGATCCGCGTGACGGCTCCCGCCGGCACTGACATCACGTTCGCAGTGGCAGGTCGTGAGTGGCGACAGGACACTGGCATCGTCCACCAACCGGGCGAGATGTCGAACTTACCGGCCGGAGAGACGTTCATCAGTCCCGAATCGGCAAACGGAACGTTCGTCGTCGATGGGACGATGCGACCGTACGGGCTGCTCGAATCCGATCGAACACTCACGTTCGAGGTTGAGGACGGCTATGTCACCTCGATCAGCGACGATCGGATCCGCGAGCAGGTCGAAACGGCTGCCGAGGAGGTCGGACAGGACGCGTACAACCTCGCGGAGTTGGGGATCGGTACGAACGTCGCCGTCACTGAGCTGATCGGCTCGGTGTTGCTCGATGAAAAGGCCGCCGGCACCGTCCACATCGCCATCGGCGACGATGCCGGTATCGGTGGGGACACCGACGCCCCGTTGCATCTCGACGGCATCATTCGCAAGCCGACGGTGCACGCCGACGGGGAGCTGGTGGAACTGCCCGCTCCGCGGTCGAGCGAGTGA
- a CDS encoding ABC transporter permease — protein sequence MSTGSISIGERIISRTESVWSHLRFLAEDRLACAGLITLGVFVFLGVTGPTIAPYHPIEDYVRTTQGDIVRLAPPSTDTPLGTTEYGKDVLSQFLAGAQPTLIVGLLGGVGTGALGFLVGLVSGYFGGWVDELLMRLTDLTFSLPFMPMALLLLTFITPNVWLITAIIVSFLWKMPARVVRSEVLSTRERTFVKSARASGASHLRTMFLHIAPNVLPIGFLYTAYGVAWAIAAQASLAFLGFGDPTTTSWGRMLRMVFESGTIRIAWWWVLPPAIGIAAVTTSVFFIGRAYEEMINPEIQNQ from the coding sequence ATGAGCACCGGATCGATTTCGATCGGAGAACGGATCATCAGTCGTACCGAAAGCGTGTGGTCCCACCTCCGATTTCTCGCAGAGGATCGACTGGCCTGTGCCGGACTCATTACCCTCGGTGTGTTCGTCTTTCTCGGCGTGACCGGGCCAACGATCGCACCCTACCACCCGATCGAGGACTACGTTCGAACCACTCAGGGCGACATCGTGCGGTTGGCCCCCCCAAGCACTGATACCCCCCTCGGAACGACCGAGTACGGAAAAGACGTGCTCAGTCAGTTTCTGGCTGGTGCACAGCCGACGCTCATCGTCGGCCTGCTAGGTGGTGTCGGAACCGGTGCCCTCGGGTTTCTCGTCGGACTCGTGAGCGGCTACTTCGGCGGGTGGGTGGATGAGCTACTCATGCGACTGACCGACCTCACGTTCTCACTTCCGTTCATGCCGATGGCGCTGTTGTTGCTCACGTTTATCACCCCGAACGTGTGGCTCATCACTGCCATCATCGTCTCATTTCTCTGGAAAATGCCCGCTCGCGTCGTCCGATCGGAGGTGCTGTCGACGCGCGAGCGGACGTTCGTGAAATCGGCCCGGGCGAGTGGAGCCAGCCACCTCCGGACCATGTTCCTCCACATCGCGCCGAACGTGTTGCCGATCGGCTTTCTGTACACAGCCTACGGCGTAGCGTGGGCGATCGCTGCTCAGGCGAGCCTCGCGTTCTTGGGATTCGGAGATCCAACCACGACCAGTTGGGGGCGAATGCTTCGAATGGTGTTCGAATCGGGAACGATCCGAATCGCGTGGTGGTGGGTGTTGCCCCCGGCAATCGGCATCGCTGCTGTGACCACCTCGGTCTTCTTCATCGGCCGAGCGTACGAAGAAATGATCAATCCGGAGATACAAAACCAATGA
- a CDS encoding ABC transporter permease, whose amino-acid sequence MSDFRRFLAKRLAVSALLTLISVTIIFFVLRLLPGSPFETLITTGNLSPEQAEEVFALYGLDKPLWQQYLVYLKNLLTFQFGYSILQSRPVWAILGPKLANTLVLLVPALVTTAIVSTAVGMYAGWNRGSTAETASIAVTTFLRSTPVFITAIFFLIAFSYTLGMVPAFGMRRVTATPNGLLDTYLSIDFLHHYLLPFTVTVLYYSGDFLLLARNGVVEKKGSEFLKLHRAKGLTENEQLVRAGRNSLLPVVTYFALRLGMIFQGLILLEVVFGWDGIGRALVLAIEQQDYPLVQAAVFIMALAVIIMNLLADVLCAYLDPTVNANGGAV is encoded by the coding sequence ATGAGCGATTTCAGACGATTCCTTGCGAAACGTCTCGCCGTATCGGCACTGTTGACGCTCATTTCGGTCACGATCATTTTCTTCGTGCTACGGCTGCTACCGGGGAGTCCGTTCGAGACGCTCATCACGACTGGCAACCTCAGCCCCGAACAAGCCGAGGAGGTGTTCGCCCTCTATGGACTCGACAAACCGCTCTGGCAGCAGTATCTAGTGTATCTCAAAAACCTCCTGACGTTTCAGTTCGGATATTCGATACTCCAGAGCCGACCGGTGTGGGCGATCCTCGGTCCGAAGCTGGCGAACACGCTCGTCCTGCTCGTTCCCGCGCTCGTGACGACAGCCATCGTGAGCACGGCTGTCGGGATGTACGCCGGATGGAATCGAGGATCGACCGCCGAAACGGCGAGCATCGCAGTAACGACGTTTCTGCGATCGACGCCCGTGTTCATCACCGCGATCTTCTTTCTGATCGCGTTCTCCTACACGCTCGGGATGGTGCCAGCGTTCGGAATGCGGCGCGTGACAGCGACACCGAACGGGCTTTTGGATACGTATCTCTCGATCGATTTCCTCCATCATTATCTCCTCCCGTTTACAGTGACAGTGCTGTATTACAGCGGTGATTTCCTCCTGTTGGCCCGCAACGGCGTCGTCGAAAAGAAGGGATCGGAATTTCTCAAACTCCACCGAGCGAAAGGACTGACCGAAAACGAGCAGCTCGTTCGGGCCGGTCGCAACTCGTTGTTGCCGGTGGTGACGTACTTCGCACTCCGGCTCGGAATGATCTTCCAAGGGCTGATCCTCCTCGAAGTCGTGTTCGGCTGGGACGGCATCGGTCGAGCGCTCGTATTGGCCATCGAACAGCAGGATTATCCGCTCGTTCAGGCAGCGGTGTTCATCATGGCATTGGCAGTCATCATCATGAACCTCTTGGCAGACGTACTGTGTGCGTATCTCGATCCGACGGTGAATGCAAACGGAGGTGCCGTCTGA
- a CDS encoding ABC transporter substrate-binding protein, with product MTIKDTSSDVSTSQESIRRLSRRQYLRASLLAGVSAIAGCNRATSNIQPHAPGNVSESVPTKYWHDWPTIDAGTPPLEYTARVGAPLDPVTVEYSSEDDPWMREHALLFERALDSLGVPSKLIDRPLNQLYAQSWDTAGLENVISMSSQGPDPQRGLDPNPFLMRLHKANPSNYTNYWHPTINELLDTQRQLTGEPKRREKLVGRIQRLFAADVGDIITLFPNVITAANTEKWNGYVPTPGNGYTGDAFQWTEVNLQPKTDDTAYVKGVTTSMNSLNLPWAAGGDEELRLKFIYDSLFDASPNLDIIPALGTDAEVTGDETVEVKLREGVTWHDGTPFTAEDVKFSTEFYIEENSTSQATFYKPIESVDVLSSHRVRFNLKWPDASFTTQRLVRSAIIPKHRWEAIDSPAQHNPTEPIGTGPFKFVRWNQGTRFELERNDEHWMFDDDWRATALGEHATRGRGIERIIWINVGNVDAILGALTQGQLDAVGSTLSNAQADRVAASDAIEKLSTESFAPVAVKLMHSCPLIRDKEFRIALSMAVDNRSFIEDVLRSEATLPEGENYISELVSPWYTPETHHYRHDPTEARRILERAGYLWGDDDTLHFPNEDGWAAFLERIRNGNTHKRREELRQPDFSKRAQTTEGQS from the coding sequence ATGACAATCAAGGACACATCAAGCGACGTGTCGACGTCTCAGGAGTCGATACGTCGCCTCTCTCGGCGACAGTACCTTCGTGCTTCACTTCTTGCAGGGGTGAGCGCGATCGCTGGCTGTAACCGCGCCACGAGCAATATACAGCCGCACGCACCGGGGAACGTTTCCGAAAGCGTCCCAACGAAGTACTGGCACGACTGGCCAACGATCGACGCCGGCACACCACCGCTCGAGTACACCGCTCGCGTGGGTGCACCGTTGGATCCGGTGACGGTGGAGTATTCGAGCGAAGACGATCCATGGATGCGCGAACACGCCTTGTTGTTCGAGCGAGCGCTCGACAGTCTTGGTGTCCCATCGAAGCTGATCGATCGCCCGTTGAACCAGCTGTACGCCCAAAGTTGGGATACAGCAGGACTCGAAAACGTGATTTCGATGAGTTCACAGGGACCGGACCCCCAGCGCGGACTCGATCCGAATCCGTTTTTGATGCGACTCCACAAGGCCAACCCCTCGAACTACACCAACTACTGGCACCCGACGATAAACGAACTGTTAGACACCCAGCGCCAGCTCACCGGCGAACCGAAACGCCGCGAGAAGCTGGTCGGTCGCATTCAACGGCTTTTTGCCGCGGATGTCGGTGATATCATCACTCTCTTTCCGAACGTAATCACCGCGGCAAACACCGAAAAATGGAACGGCTACGTCCCGACGCCGGGCAACGGGTACACCGGTGACGCGTTCCAATGGACGGAGGTAAATCTTCAGCCCAAAACGGACGACACCGCCTACGTAAAGGGGGTAACGACGTCAATGAACTCACTCAACCTCCCGTGGGCGGCGGGGGGAGACGAAGAGTTGCGACTGAAGTTCATTTATGACAGCTTGTTCGATGCGTCACCGAATCTCGATATCATCCCGGCACTCGGAACTGATGCCGAAGTCACGGGTGACGAAACAGTCGAGGTGAAACTCCGAGAGGGAGTCACCTGGCACGACGGAACACCGTTTACGGCGGAGGATGTGAAATTCTCGACGGAATTTTACATCGAAGAGAATTCGACGAGCCAAGCGACGTTCTACAAACCGATCGAGAGCGTCGACGTGCTGTCGTCTCATCGAGTGCGGTTCAATCTGAAGTGGCCCGACGCGTCGTTTACCACCCAACGACTGGTTCGGAGTGCGATCATCCCGAAACATCGGTGGGAAGCCATCGACTCGCCCGCACAGCACAATCCAACCGAGCCGATCGGAACGGGACCGTTCAAATTCGTGCGGTGGAATCAAGGGACGCGTTTCGAACTCGAACGCAACGATGAACATTGGATGTTCGACGACGACTGGCGTGCCACCGCGCTCGGAGAGCACGCGACCCGGGGACGGGGGATCGAGCGCATCATCTGGATCAACGTCGGCAACGTCGATGCGATACTCGGGGCACTCACACAGGGTCAACTCGACGCTGTGGGGTCGACACTCTCGAACGCACAAGCTGACCGTGTGGCAGCCAGCGACGCCATTGAAAAGCTCTCGACGGAGAGCTTCGCACCCGTCGCTGTCAAGCTCATGCACTCGTGTCCGTTGATTCGTGACAAGGAGTTCCGGATCGCACTTTCGATGGCTGTAGACAACCGTTCGTTCATCGAGGACGTCCTTCGCAGTGAAGCCACGCTTCCAGAGGGAGAAAACTACATCTCAGAACTGGTATCGCCGTGGTACACGCCCGAGACGCACCACTACCGCCACGACCCGACGGAAGCTCGACGGATCCTCGAACGAGCTGGCTACCTGTGGGGAGACGACGACACGCTTCATTTCCCGAACGAAGATGGGTGGGCAGCGTTCCTCGAACGAATTCGAAACGGGAACACGCACAAACGACGCGAAGAACTCAGGCAGCCGGATTTCTCGAAGCGAGCACAGACCACGGAGGGCCAATCATGA